Proteins encoded in a region of the Rutidosis leptorrhynchoides isolate AG116_Rl617_1_P2 chromosome 9, CSIRO_AGI_Rlap_v1, whole genome shotgun sequence genome:
- the LOC139865860 gene encoding vacuolar lysine transporter YPQ1-like: MKSSFLNNNIATNAVSYCVQQNKPCIGWVDKYFKDCLCNFKDELSFGLGIISLVCWGVAEIPQIITNFRTKSSHGVSLLFLLTWIAGDIFNLVGCLLEPATLPTQYYTAALYTISTIILVLQSLYYDHLYSWLKSRNTKANNVNTEVEEAKRPLRPPGGEEPRSINSKSRSIKTSSPSPRQDFFFTSARSMAGSATPPNRSYLWTTRSGPASAMAENDESSSEDESSVRIPKRPTQPKPIPRSAGYAAFLATSLNLPSHTKGLMQVYVGRKLLQEGGGSGSVVGQWLGWMMAAIYMGGRIPQIVLNIKRGSVEGLNPLMFIFALIANATYVGSILVRSTEWSKIKANLPWLLDAAACVALDTFIIMQYVYYKYMRRRNDDVEYYGDYSEAEKN; this comes from the exons ATGAAGTCATCTTTCTTGAATAATAACATTGCCACTAACGCAGTATCATACTGTGTTCAACAAAATAAACCATGTATTGGGTGGGTTGATAAGTATTTTAAAGATTGTTTATGTAATTTCAAAGATGAATTATCATTCGGTTTAGGAATCATAAGTCTTGTTTGCTGGGGTGTTGCTGAAATCCCTCAAATCATTACCAACTTCCGTACTAAATCCAGCCATGGTGTTTCTCTTTTGTTTCTTCTCACTTGGATTGCAGG GGATATCTTTAATTTAGTGGGTTGTCTTCTTGAACCTGCAACG TTGCCAACACAGTACTACACAGCTGCG CTTTACACAATAAGTACCATAATCTTGGTGTTGCAAAGTTTATACTATGATCATCTCTATTCATGGTTGAAGTCAAGGAATACCAAAGCTAATAATGTTAACACAGAG GTGGAAGAAGCTAAGAGACCACTAAGACCACCAGGTGGTGAGGAACCTCGATCGATAAACTCGAAAAGCCGTTCGATTAAAACATCGTCACCATCTCCACGACAGGATTTTTTCTTTAC GTCAGCAAGATCAATGGCTGGAAGTGCAACACCACCGAATCGATCTTATCTATGGACAACTAGGAGTGGTCCAGCATCTGCAATGGCTGAAAATGATGAATCCTCGTCAGAAGATGAGTCATCTGTTCGGATACCCAAGCGTCCGACCCAACCCAAACCCATACCACGTTCT GCGGGTTATGCAGCGTTCTTGGCTACCTCGTTGAATTTGCCTTCACATACTAAGGGTTTAATGCAAGTTTATGTTGGCCGAAAGTTGTTACAA GAAGGTGGTGGAAGTGGTAGTGTTGTTGGGCAATGGTTAGGTTGGATGATGGCAGCTATTTACATGGGCGGTCGAATTCCTCAAATTGTATTGAAT ATTAAAAGAGGCAGCGTTGAG GGTTTAAATCCTCTGATGTTCATCTTCGCTCTTATCGCGAACGCTACTTACGTTGGAAG TATTCTTGTAAGAAGCACAGAATGGTCAAAAATTAAAGCCAACTTGCCTTGGCTACTTGATGCTGCTGCATGTGTTGCACTTGACACATTT ATCATAATGCAGTATGTGTACTACAAATACATGCGAAGGAGAAACGATGATGTGGAATATTATGGTGACTATTCAGAGGCCGAGAAAAACTAG